The genomic stretch GATAATATTACAGATGCAGAAGCACAAGCTTTACAGGATGAATTTGCTCAAGAAGATGTTAGTATTGCCGAAAGTATTTTACCCGATTATTTATCTCAGCTTGAAGAAGAGGATAATCAATAAATGCGGGGAGATATTTATTTAGCTAACTTGACTGAGGGTCGAGGTTCAGAACAAGCTGGAACTAGACCTGTTATCATTGTCCAAAATAACAATATTAATCGATTTACTCGCACAGTTATTGTGATTCCCTTAACCACAAATTTACGTCGTACACAAATACCTGGAACTATTATTATTCCAGCAGGAGAAGGGGGATTAAATCAAGAATCAGTAGCTTTGTGTTATCAAATTATTGTTATTGATAGACAAAGACTTCGAGGATATTTAGGAACACTTTCTGACATTTATTTACAACAATTAGCTGATGCCATTAGATATACATTAGATATTATTTAATTTATCCTATCAAAAAAAACTAAAAAACTTGGTTTGTAGGAACATAATACCATTATGTTCATAGCCATAAATAAGATTAGAATTTAACAGTGTTAAATCCCTACAATTATCTGATAAATT from Aphanothece sacrum FPU1 encodes the following:
- a CDS encoding type II toxin-antitoxin system PemK/MazF family toxin, whose protein sequence is MRGDIYLANLTEGRGSEQAGTRPVIIVQNNNINRFTRTVIVIPLTTNLRRTQIPGTIIIPAGEGGLNQESVALCYQIIVIDRQRLRGYLGTLSDIYLQQLADAIRYTLDII